A genome region from Anopheles stephensi strain Indian chromosome 2, UCI_ANSTEP_V1.0, whole genome shotgun sequence includes the following:
- the LOC118503967 gene encoding stromal membrane-associated protein 1, which translates to MSRKNETERQKQIQEKCQMLLTKMLRDDDNKYCVDCDAKGPRWASWNLGVFLCIRCAGIHRNLGVHISRVKSVNLDSWTPEQVVSLEQMGNSRARAVYEAMIPDGFRRPQTDSALESFIRAKYEHKKYLAREWVPPPAPKVDWDREIDEEIERQKRKKKASASGGGGGGIGSVSGSLSLSSPADKKVHGSTGASPSSTGSSSGAAVPKLKAPASSMKASSRTSVVSLNSSTSSVTSDAAAATATLANSSGSGNVVGGNTSAGTDLLGLSLGEGSIAMNHGGVGGSKPANGLSTGSNGMDLLERKSNETDDLAKVEADFFNQSGTAGSGTDASGKLTKDKIMALYGAAPSTVPPVGAGGFGAPGFGGFQPAGSTLPPAANAPAATLPFNGAGGGGMMPANAFGAFQTFPGLNGAPGQQYPMMGGGVAPVAGGVPPQLVYNNGAPNMMPAGGAMFNAPGAAGGVPPGMVPSPYGATMPQYGAGFPPMVGIPPQHGQAMPATAAFASFPKTVPHQQQQQQQQDKLSNQFGTMNLRDVWQ; encoded by the exons ATGAGCAGAAAAAATGAAACGGAACGGCAGAAGCAGATACAGGAAAAGTGTCAAATGCTGCTAACGAAGATGCTGCGGGACGATGACAACAAGTACTGTGTCGACTGTGATGCGAAGGGACCACGCTGGGCGTCTTGGAATTTGGGCGTTTTCCTTTGCATACGCTGTGCCGGCATCCATCGTAATTTGGGCGTGCACATTAGCCGGGTAAAGTCGGTTAACCTGGACAGCTGGACACCGGAACAGGTG GTATCACTCGAACAAATGGGCAACTCGCGGGCCCGTGCCGTATACGAAGCGATGATACCGGACGGCTTCCGGCGCCCCCAAACCGATTCCGCACTCGAGAGCTTCATCCGCGCGAAGTACGAACACAAGAAGTATCTTGCCCGCGAATGGGTGCCGCCGCCCGCACCGAAAGTCGACTGGGACCGTGAAATCGACGAAGAGATCGAACGGCAAAAGCGCAAGAAAAAGGCTTCCGCTTCCgggggcggtggtggtggtatcggGTCGGTCAGCGGATCGCTGTCGCTTTCGTCACCCGCCGACAAGAAGGTGCACGGTTCCACCGGTGCGTCCCCATCGTCGACCGGTTCCTCGTCGGGTGCCGCTGTGCCAAAGCTGAAAGCACCTGCCAGCAGTATGAAAGCGTCCAGCCGGACCTCGGTTGTGTCGCTGAACAGTTCCACGTCCTCCGTAACCTCggacgcagcagcagccactgCCACCCTGGCGAACAGCAGTGGGTCGGGGAATGTGGTCGGTGGTAACACAAGCGCCGGCACCGATCTGTTAGGACTTTCGCTCGGCGAGGGCAGCATAGCGATGAATCACGGTGGCGTTGGTGGTAGCAAACCGGCCAACGGACTATCGACCGGTAGCAATGGGATGGATTTGCTCGAGCGGAAAAGCAACGAAACGGACGATTTGGCAAAGGTGGAAGCGGATTTTTTCAACCAATCCGGCACGGCCGGCAGTGGTACGGATGCGAGCGGTAAGCTTACGAAGGACAAAATTATGGCTCTGTATGGTGCGGCACCGAGTACGGTGCCACCGGTCGGTGCCGGTGGGTTCGGTGCGCCAGGTTTCGGTGGATTCCAGCCGGCCGGCAGTACATTACCGCCTGCCGCAAATGCACCGGCCGCCACCCTACCGTTCAACGGTGCTGGCGGTGGGGGCATGATGCCAGCGAACGCGTTCGGTGCATTCCAAACGTTCCCGGGGCTGAACGGTGCCCCCGGGCAGCAGTATCCCATgatgggtggtggtgtggcaCCGGTTGCGGGCGGTGTTCCACCGCAGCTGGTGTACAATAATGGTGCCCCGAACATGATGCCGGCCGGTGGCGCCATGTTCAACGCACCGGGTGCTGCCGGCGGTGTTCCGCCCGGTATGGTTCCCTCCCCGTACGGAGCGACGATGCCACAGTACGGTGCCGGGTTCCCGCCGATGGTAGGCATTCCACCGCAGCACGGACAAGCAATGCCCGCGACAGCAGCGTTCGCCAGCTTTCCTAAGACCGTCccccatcagcagcagcagcagcagcagcaggacaagCTAAGCAATCAGTTCGGTACGATGAATCTGCGGGATGTGTGGCAATAG